The Naumovozyma dairenensis CBS 421 chromosome 1, complete genome genome includes a region encoding these proteins:
- the AAC3 gene encoding ADP/ATP carrier protein AAC3 (similar to Saccharomyces cerevisiae PET9 (YBL030C) and AAC3 (YBR085W); ancestral locus Anc_3.316): MSEKSQSNFAIDFLMGGVSAAVAKTAASPIERVKLLIQNQNEMIKQGTLDHKYSGIVDCFKRTAKQEGIISFWRGNTANVIRYFPTQALNFAFKDRIKLMFGFKKEDGYGKWFAGNLASGGMAGGLSLLFVYSLDFARTRLAADSKSSKKGGARQFNGLIDVYKKTLKSDGVAGLYRGFLPSVVGIVVYRGLYFGLYDSVKPLLLTGSLEGSFLASFLLGWVVTTGASTASYPLDTVRRRMMMTSGQAVKYNGAFDCFKKIVAAEGVASLFKGCGANILRGVAGAGVISMYDQLQMILFGKKFK, translated from the coding sequence ATGTCTGAAAAATCCCAGTCTAATTTTGccattgatttcttaatgGGTGGTGTTAGTGCTGCAGTTGCCAAGACTGCAGCCTCACCAATTGAAAGAgtcaaattattaattcaaaatcaaaatgaaatgattaaACAAGGTACTTTAGATCATAAATACTCTGGTATTGTTGATTGCTTTAAGAGAACAGCTAAACAAGAAGGTATCATTTCATTCTGGAGAGGTAATACTGCAAATGTCATCAGATATTTCCCAACCCAAGCTTTAAATTTTGCCTTCAAAGATAGAATCAAATTAATGTTTGGGTTTAAGAAAGAGGATGGGTATGGTAAATGGTTCGCCGGTAATTTGGCCTCTGGTGGTATGGCTGGGGGTCTTTCTTTACTTTTCGTTTATTCTTTAGATTTTGCTAGAACTAGATTAGCAGCTGAttctaaatcatctaaGAAAGGTGGTGCAAGACAATTCAATGGGTTGATTGATGTTTACAAGAAAACTTTGAAATCAGATGGTGTTGCTGGTTTATACCGTGGGTTCTTACCATCTGTTGTTGGTATCGTTGTTTACAGAGGTTTATACTTTGGTCTTTATGATTCCGTCAAACCTTTACTTCTAACTGGTTCTCTGGAAGGTTCATTCTTAGCATCCTTCTTGCTAGGTTGGGTCGTTACAACTGGTGCATCTACTGCATCTTATCCATTAGATACtgttagaagaagaatgatgatgacCTCGGGACAAGCTGTTAAATATAACGGTGCCTTTGATTGTTTTAAGAAGATTGTAGCTGCAGAAGGTGTTGCTTCATTATTCAAAGGTTGTGGTGCTAATATCTTAAGAGGTGTCGCAGGTGCTGGTGTTATCTCCATGTATGATCAATTACAAATGATCTTATTCGgtaaaaaattcaaatga